One segment of Setaria viridis chromosome 4, Setaria_viridis_v4.0, whole genome shotgun sequence DNA contains the following:
- the LOC117853668 gene encoding probable F-box protein At1g44080, which translates to MGAWLSKASPASSPGWSSLPPELADLVLRRLSSLADRVRFASVCRHWLHVAIRYSSPSLPRALPWLSFPDGTFRSLPDGERHSFRFRKNDLCAGSFGCWMLFEQAGRRPSRRHFLENPVLGTTKRLPGHCREPVDLNPDGSGNTRSGSRSTRFFISKVIVCSSDLIVAMVNYKDRHPCVVVCCRPGMSSWSTGLCNDHWYHDMAFYKGKLFTVTQEGNLFVHEVTEDSDNGELRVSRVEQVIQAPPPWKYTLDGSYATLICVRTCYLVISRAEKLLMVRWIVPLDYYSSKDSTKQMTLKVFEADFEMSQWLEVKSLDDQVLFVSSNSSKAISASSHRHCDYLRGNKIYFTDEDGFNISRVWPSNKPRTCGVYDMSSNTIHSISLGDLHISDQSKASWFFP; encoded by the coding sequence ATGGGCGCCTGGCTGAGCAAGGCTtctccggcgagctcgccgggcTGGTCTtccctcccgccggagctcgcggacctcgtcctccgccgcctgTCTTCCCTCGCCGACCGCGTGCGCTTCGCCTCCGTCTGCCGCCACTGGCTCCACGTCGCGATCAGGTACTCGTCGCCCAGCTTGCCTCGGGCGCTCCCGTGGCTCAGCTTCCCCGACGGCACCTTCCGGAGCCTccccgacggcgagcggcactCCTTCCGCTTCAGGAAGAACGACCTGTGCGCCGGCTCTTTCGGCTGCTGGATGCTGTTCGAGCAAGCAGGGCGCAGGCCAAGCCGCCGCCACTTCCTCGAGAACCCGGTGCTCGGAACCACCAAGCGGCTCCCCGGCCATTGCAGGGAGCCCGTCGATCTCAACCCAGATGGCTCAGGCAACACACGTTCCGGCTCCAGGTCCACCAGGTTCTTCATCAGCAAGGTCATCGTGTGCTCGAGCGACCTCATCGTCGCCATGGTTAACTACAAGGACCGCCACCCATGCGTGGTAGTATGCTGCCGGCCGGGCATGTCTTCGTGGTCGACAGGCCTGTGCAACGACCATTGGTACCATGACATGGCCTTCTACAAGGGGAAGCTCTTCACCGTCACCCAAGAAGGGAACCTCTTTGTTCACGAGGTTACCGAGGACAGTGACAATGGTGAGCTGAGGGTTTCTCGAGTCGAACAAGTGATTCAGGCGCCACCCCCGTGGAAGTATACGCTGGATGGATCTTATGCAACTCTGATCTGCGTCAGGACATGCTACCTTGTTATCTCTCGTGCTGAGAAGTTGCTGATGGTACGGTGGATCGTTCCTCTGGATTATTACAGTTCTAAGGACTCCACAAAACAGATGACACTGAAGGTGTTTGAGGCAGATTTTGAGATGTCTCAATGGCTAGAAGTGAAAAGCTTGGATGATCAGGTGCTCTTCGTCAGCTCAAACTCCTCCAAGGCCATCAGCGCATCTAGTCACCGTCACTGCGACTATCTGCGAGGGAACAAGATATATTTCACCGATGAAGACGGTTTTAATATTTCGCGCGTTTGGCCATCTAACAAGCCACGTACCTGTGGCGTGTATGATATGAGCAGCAACACTATCCATTCTATTTCACTGGGTGACTTGCACATCAGTGATCAATCAAAGGCCTCATGGTTCTTCCCATGA